From Larus michahellis chromosome 5, bLarMic1.1, whole genome shotgun sequence, the proteins below share one genomic window:
- the OTUD4 gene encoding OTU domain-containing protein 4 isoform X1 → MEAAGKADSGEQSYQGSGVGTPGEASMDCYLRSQGLYRKRVAKDGSCLFRAVAEQVLHSQSRHIDVRMACVDYLRKNREKFEAFIEGPFEEYLKCLENPQEWVGQVEISALSLMYKKDFIIYREPNASPSHVTENGFSDKVLLCFSNGNHYDIVYPIEYSEKAALCQSLLYELLYEKVFNTDVKKIIAELSAVGVTEESNGSSEVSASDSEDDSYRSKATTVSDMNGLKSLSGNKHLKSNGNPTLLVLPKKVLKSLNPSVYRNVEYDVWLQSKWDQQKQDFSIAAGMQYSVGDKCKVRLDHNGKFYNAHIQEVCSENGPVVVFVEELGAKHAVSLKSLKPLPQTSPMEGWNTVPGKKIKKFFPTWGQNAQPDADCRGPKNQSKSIKPQSALPPRLQHTVGTRQHQFLCSGPHPHQTSTEQKAPGRNPSQTVRKPDRERTEDLNHGSRDCNYFGLSPEERREKQAIEESRSLYEIQQRDEQAFPALSNNQSACQAPTQTVDNLNQKKFSNNERRNSKWTAEVEEQKDKESNSRQIHLSQKLEPNSSEKNSQDESYPKASSPLEQVKTDSPILAEQVRNVCLISKFSGQETSDKGELHHSHNLTECLPSVTPTPSPVFSEVHLPPAVPSVPAIVPAWPSEPTTYGPAGIPPQIPASSLMPAPATGPDSIVSQAQVTSAPVAGVPVSLQAFNQPLMPLPQTLNPYQDPLYPGFPFSEKGERAVAPSYSLCNTGEDLPKDKNILRFFFNLGVKAYSCPMWAPHSYLYPLHQAYLAACRMYPNVSLPVYPHNLWFQEAPPTQNENETARTNRHFPVQGEVRSNGQIPQVDRSPSLPLIIPTAQVSESQGQVCVESENPVQALHANYEESLRGKNMFPQPPFGHNHFLGAVPIAPPFFPHFWYGYPVQGFIENSVARPNVVMSPEDKEATASTSANMYVAKECSPPVPAVNSTEQRQKTNSSSGSNTVPFPVAGASSECSAPKETAGRAPHLEQTCPSASPVKQKPSSQQNRSPQIQGTERQTAVANAPPLLAEPPKNELKNSVSSRKEKTDKGRDSKGAGNVQAERRAQRTREESSEDESEVSDMLRSGRSKQFYNQTYGGGRRPRLEWGYSSRGGYQFQRNEEAWKGPPSRSRDDGYQYQRNFRGRPYRNDRRRATLGDNQRGHQT, encoded by the exons gaaagatTTCATAATATACCGGGAACCAAATGCTTCTCCTTCACATGTAactgaaaatggcttttctgataag GTATTGCTGTGCTTCTCAAATGGAAACCACTATGATATCGTTTATCCCATAGAGTATTCAGAAAAGGCTGCTCTGTGCCAGT ctctgctaTATGAATTGCTGTATGAGAAAGTATTTAATACAGATGTGAAGAAAATCATAGCAGAACTTAGTGCTGTTGGTGTGACAGAGGAAAGTAACGGTAGCAGTGAAGTATCTGCTTCAGATTCAGAAGACGACAGCTACAG AAGTAAAGCCACAACGGTTAGTGATATGAATGGATTGAAGTCTCTTTCTGGTAACAAG CACCTTAAGAGCAATGGGAATCCCACCTTGCTGGTCTTACCTAAAAAAGTTCTGAAATCACTCAATCCATCAGTTTACAGAAATGTTGAATATGATGTTTGGCTCCAATCCAAATGGG ATCAGCAAAAACAAGATTTTTCTATTGCTGCTGGCATGCAATACTCAGTTGGAGATAAATGTAAA GTGCGCTTAGACCATAATGGGAAATTTTATAATGCCCATATTCAAGAAGTTTGTTCAGAGAATGGGCCAGTTGTTGTATTTGTAGAAGAGCTTGGAGCAAA gCATGCTGTCTCACTGAAGAGCCTTAAACCTCTTCCACAGACCTCTCCTATGGAGGGCTGGAACACTGTGCCagggaagaagataaaaaagTTTTTCCCAACATGGGGGCAGAATGCTCAGCCCG ATGCAGATTGCAGAGGGCCAAAGAATCAGAGCAAGTCAATAAAGCCCCAGTCAGCACTACCTCCTCGGCTTCAGCATACTGTGGGAACCAGGCAGCATCAGTTCTTATGTTCTGGACCCCACCCTCATCAGACCTCAACTGAGCAAAAAGCTCCGGGCAGGAATCCTTCCCAAACTGTAAG AAAACCAGACCGGGAGAGAACCGAGGATCTGAACCACGGCAGCAGAGATTGTAACTACTTTGGCCTGTCTCCAGAGGAACGTAGGGAGAAACAGGCTATAGAAGAGTCTCGTTCACTTTATGAGATCCAGCAGAGGGATGAACaagcttttcctgctctttccaat AACCAGTCAGCCTGTCAGGCTCCTACGCAGACTGTGGATAATTTAAACCAGAAAAAGTTCTCAAATAatgagagaagaaacagcaagTGGACAGCAGAGGTGGAAGAGCAGAAGgataaag AGTCAAATTCCAGGCAGATCCACTTAAGTCAGAAGCTTGAACCAAATTCATCTGAG AAGAATAGTCAAGATGAGAGTTATCCAAAAGCTTCATCTCCTTTGGAACAAGTAAAAACAGATTCTCCGATTCTTGCTGAGCAAGTAAGAAATGTTTGTTTGATTTCAAAGTTTTCCGGTCAGGAGACTTCAGACAAAGGGGAGCTTCATCACAGCCAC AACCTGACAGAGTGCTTACCAAGCGTGACTCCAACACCCTCACCAGTCTTTTCTGAGGTGCATTTACCTCCAGCAGTGCCTTCTGTACCAGCCATTGTGCCAGCTTGGCCAAGTGAGCCAACAACCTATGGACCAGCAG gtattCCCCCCCAGATACCTGCTTCTTCATTGATGCCAGCCCCAGCAACGGGACCCGACTCTATTGTATCACAGGCTCAGGTAACATCTGCTCCAGTTGCTGGAGTTCCCGTGTCGCTACAAGCGTTTAACCAGCCTTTAATGCCTTTGCCTCAGACTCTGAATCCTTATCAGGATCCGCTATACCCTGGATTCCCTTTTagtgaaaagggagaaagagcCGTTGCACCCTCTTACTCCCTGTGCAATACTGGGGAAGACTTACCGAAAG ataagAATATTCTTCGATTTTTCTTCAATCTTGGTGTGAAG GCATACAGTTGTCCCATGTGGGCACCCCATTCTTACTTGTACCCCCTGCATCAGGCCTATTTAGCTGCTTGTAGAATGTACCCAAACGTCTCCCTCCCTGTGTATCCGCACAACCTCTGGTTCCAGGAGGCTCCGCCGACTCAGAATGAAAACGAAACTGCACGAACAAACAGGCACTTTCCTGTTCAGGGTGAGGTCAGATCCAACGGTCAAATTCCGCAGGTTGATAGATCTCCATCACTGCCTCTGATTATACCGACAGCTCAGGTGTCAGAAAGTCAAGGACAGGTCTGTGTAGAGTCGGAGAATCCAGTGCAAGCCCTTCATGCAAACTACGAGGAGTCCCTGAGAGGGAAGAACATGTTCCCACAGCCACCCTTTGGACACAATCACTTCCTAGGAGCTGTTCCAATAGCACCTCCTTTCTTTCCTCACTTTTGGTATGGGTACCCAGTTCAGGGTTTCATTGAAAATTCAGTAGCAAGACCTAATGTTGTCATGTCGCCCGAGGACAAAGAGGCAACAGCCAGCACCTCCGCAAACATGTACGTGGCTAAAGAATGCAGCCCTCCGGTTCCCGCCGTAAACTCTACAGAACAGCGTCAGAAGACTAACAGCAGCAGCGGCTCGAACACCGTACCCTTCCCCGTGGCTGGTGCGAGCAGTGAATGCAGTGCCCCAAAAGAAACTGCAGGTAGGGCACCCCACTTGGAGCAGACTtgtccttctgcttctcctgtCAAGCAGAAACCATCCAGCCAACAAAACCGTTCTCCACAAATACAGGGGACTGAGAGGCAGACGGCGGTGGCCAATGCTCCGCCACTGTTGGCAGAACCACcgaaaaatgaactgaaaaatagTGTTTCCAGTCGTAAGGAGAAGACAGATAAAGGTAGAGATTCCAAGGGTGCTGGTAACGTGCAGGCAGAAAGGAGGGCACAGAGAACAAGGGAAGAGAGCTCTGAAGACGAGAGTGAAGTTTCCGATATGCTGAGAAGTGGTAGATCCAAGCAATTTTATAACCAGACTTACGGAGGAGGTAGAAGGCCTAGACTGGAGTGGGGTTATTCCAGCAGGGGAGGATACCAGTTCCAAAGAAACGAGGAAGCCTGGAAAGGACCACCCAGCAGAAGCAGAGATGACGGCTACCAGTATCAGCGAAACTTCAGAGGGAGGCCATATAGGAATGACAGGAGAAGGGCAACACTGGGAGATAATCAGAGGGGGCATCAAACATAG
- the OTUD4 gene encoding OTU domain-containing protein 4 isoform X2, with protein MEAAGKADSGEQSYQGSGVGTPGEASMDCYLRSQGLYRKRVAKDGSCLFRAVAEQVLHSQSRHIDVRMACVDYLRKNREKFEAFIEGPFEEYLKCLENPQEWVGQVEISALSLMYKKDFIIYREPNASPSHVTENGFSDKVLLCFSNGNHYDIVYPIEYSEKAALCQSLLYELLYEKVFNTDVKKIIAELSAVGVTEESNGSSEVSASDSEDDSYRSKATTVSDMNGLKSLSGNKHLKSNGNPTLLVLPKKVLKSLNPSVYRNVEYDVWLQSKWDQQKQDFSIAAGMQYSVGDKCKVRLDHNGKFYNAHIQEVCSENGPVVVFVEELGAKHAVSLKSLKPLPQTSPMEGWNTVPGKKIKKFFPTWGQNAQPDADCRGPKNQSKSIKPQSALPPRLQHTVGTRQHQFLCSGPHPHQTSTEQKAPGRNPSQTVRKPDRERTEDLNHGSRDCNYFGLSPEERREKQAIEESRSLYEIQQRDEQAFPALSNNQSACQAPTQTVDNLNQKKFSNNERRNSKWTAEVEEQKDKESNSRQIHLSQKLEPNSSENSQDESYPKASSPLEQVKTDSPILAEQVRNVCLISKFSGQETSDKGELHHSHNLTECLPSVTPTPSPVFSEVHLPPAVPSVPAIVPAWPSEPTTYGPAGIPPQIPASSLMPAPATGPDSIVSQAQVTSAPVAGVPVSLQAFNQPLMPLPQTLNPYQDPLYPGFPFSEKGERAVAPSYSLCNTGEDLPKDKNILRFFFNLGVKAYSCPMWAPHSYLYPLHQAYLAACRMYPNVSLPVYPHNLWFQEAPPTQNENETARTNRHFPVQGEVRSNGQIPQVDRSPSLPLIIPTAQVSESQGQVCVESENPVQALHANYEESLRGKNMFPQPPFGHNHFLGAVPIAPPFFPHFWYGYPVQGFIENSVARPNVVMSPEDKEATASTSANMYVAKECSPPVPAVNSTEQRQKTNSSSGSNTVPFPVAGASSECSAPKETAGRAPHLEQTCPSASPVKQKPSSQQNRSPQIQGTERQTAVANAPPLLAEPPKNELKNSVSSRKEKTDKGRDSKGAGNVQAERRAQRTREESSEDESEVSDMLRSGRSKQFYNQTYGGGRRPRLEWGYSSRGGYQFQRNEEAWKGPPSRSRDDGYQYQRNFRGRPYRNDRRRATLGDNQRGHQT; from the exons gaaagatTTCATAATATACCGGGAACCAAATGCTTCTCCTTCACATGTAactgaaaatggcttttctgataag GTATTGCTGTGCTTCTCAAATGGAAACCACTATGATATCGTTTATCCCATAGAGTATTCAGAAAAGGCTGCTCTGTGCCAGT ctctgctaTATGAATTGCTGTATGAGAAAGTATTTAATACAGATGTGAAGAAAATCATAGCAGAACTTAGTGCTGTTGGTGTGACAGAGGAAAGTAACGGTAGCAGTGAAGTATCTGCTTCAGATTCAGAAGACGACAGCTACAG AAGTAAAGCCACAACGGTTAGTGATATGAATGGATTGAAGTCTCTTTCTGGTAACAAG CACCTTAAGAGCAATGGGAATCCCACCTTGCTGGTCTTACCTAAAAAAGTTCTGAAATCACTCAATCCATCAGTTTACAGAAATGTTGAATATGATGTTTGGCTCCAATCCAAATGGG ATCAGCAAAAACAAGATTTTTCTATTGCTGCTGGCATGCAATACTCAGTTGGAGATAAATGTAAA GTGCGCTTAGACCATAATGGGAAATTTTATAATGCCCATATTCAAGAAGTTTGTTCAGAGAATGGGCCAGTTGTTGTATTTGTAGAAGAGCTTGGAGCAAA gCATGCTGTCTCACTGAAGAGCCTTAAACCTCTTCCACAGACCTCTCCTATGGAGGGCTGGAACACTGTGCCagggaagaagataaaaaagTTTTTCCCAACATGGGGGCAGAATGCTCAGCCCG ATGCAGATTGCAGAGGGCCAAAGAATCAGAGCAAGTCAATAAAGCCCCAGTCAGCACTACCTCCTCGGCTTCAGCATACTGTGGGAACCAGGCAGCATCAGTTCTTATGTTCTGGACCCCACCCTCATCAGACCTCAACTGAGCAAAAAGCTCCGGGCAGGAATCCTTCCCAAACTGTAAG AAAACCAGACCGGGAGAGAACCGAGGATCTGAACCACGGCAGCAGAGATTGTAACTACTTTGGCCTGTCTCCAGAGGAACGTAGGGAGAAACAGGCTATAGAAGAGTCTCGTTCACTTTATGAGATCCAGCAGAGGGATGAACaagcttttcctgctctttccaat AACCAGTCAGCCTGTCAGGCTCCTACGCAGACTGTGGATAATTTAAACCAGAAAAAGTTCTCAAATAatgagagaagaaacagcaagTGGACAGCAGAGGTGGAAGAGCAGAAGgataaag AGTCAAATTCCAGGCAGATCCACTTAAGTCAGAAGCTTGAACCAAATTCATCTGAG AATAGTCAAGATGAGAGTTATCCAAAAGCTTCATCTCCTTTGGAACAAGTAAAAACAGATTCTCCGATTCTTGCTGAGCAAGTAAGAAATGTTTGTTTGATTTCAAAGTTTTCCGGTCAGGAGACTTCAGACAAAGGGGAGCTTCATCACAGCCAC AACCTGACAGAGTGCTTACCAAGCGTGACTCCAACACCCTCACCAGTCTTTTCTGAGGTGCATTTACCTCCAGCAGTGCCTTCTGTACCAGCCATTGTGCCAGCTTGGCCAAGTGAGCCAACAACCTATGGACCAGCAG gtattCCCCCCCAGATACCTGCTTCTTCATTGATGCCAGCCCCAGCAACGGGACCCGACTCTATTGTATCACAGGCTCAGGTAACATCTGCTCCAGTTGCTGGAGTTCCCGTGTCGCTACAAGCGTTTAACCAGCCTTTAATGCCTTTGCCTCAGACTCTGAATCCTTATCAGGATCCGCTATACCCTGGATTCCCTTTTagtgaaaagggagaaagagcCGTTGCACCCTCTTACTCCCTGTGCAATACTGGGGAAGACTTACCGAAAG ataagAATATTCTTCGATTTTTCTTCAATCTTGGTGTGAAG GCATACAGTTGTCCCATGTGGGCACCCCATTCTTACTTGTACCCCCTGCATCAGGCCTATTTAGCTGCTTGTAGAATGTACCCAAACGTCTCCCTCCCTGTGTATCCGCACAACCTCTGGTTCCAGGAGGCTCCGCCGACTCAGAATGAAAACGAAACTGCACGAACAAACAGGCACTTTCCTGTTCAGGGTGAGGTCAGATCCAACGGTCAAATTCCGCAGGTTGATAGATCTCCATCACTGCCTCTGATTATACCGACAGCTCAGGTGTCAGAAAGTCAAGGACAGGTCTGTGTAGAGTCGGAGAATCCAGTGCAAGCCCTTCATGCAAACTACGAGGAGTCCCTGAGAGGGAAGAACATGTTCCCACAGCCACCCTTTGGACACAATCACTTCCTAGGAGCTGTTCCAATAGCACCTCCTTTCTTTCCTCACTTTTGGTATGGGTACCCAGTTCAGGGTTTCATTGAAAATTCAGTAGCAAGACCTAATGTTGTCATGTCGCCCGAGGACAAAGAGGCAACAGCCAGCACCTCCGCAAACATGTACGTGGCTAAAGAATGCAGCCCTCCGGTTCCCGCCGTAAACTCTACAGAACAGCGTCAGAAGACTAACAGCAGCAGCGGCTCGAACACCGTACCCTTCCCCGTGGCTGGTGCGAGCAGTGAATGCAGTGCCCCAAAAGAAACTGCAGGTAGGGCACCCCACTTGGAGCAGACTtgtccttctgcttctcctgtCAAGCAGAAACCATCCAGCCAACAAAACCGTTCTCCACAAATACAGGGGACTGAGAGGCAGACGGCGGTGGCCAATGCTCCGCCACTGTTGGCAGAACCACcgaaaaatgaactgaaaaatagTGTTTCCAGTCGTAAGGAGAAGACAGATAAAGGTAGAGATTCCAAGGGTGCTGGTAACGTGCAGGCAGAAAGGAGGGCACAGAGAACAAGGGAAGAGAGCTCTGAAGACGAGAGTGAAGTTTCCGATATGCTGAGAAGTGGTAGATCCAAGCAATTTTATAACCAGACTTACGGAGGAGGTAGAAGGCCTAGACTGGAGTGGGGTTATTCCAGCAGGGGAGGATACCAGTTCCAAAGAAACGAGGAAGCCTGGAAAGGACCACCCAGCAGAAGCAGAGATGACGGCTACCAGTATCAGCGAAACTTCAGAGGGAGGCCATATAGGAATGACAGGAGAAGGGCAACACTGGGAGATAATCAGAGGGGGCATCAAACATAG
- the OTUD4 gene encoding OTU domain-containing protein 4 isoform X6 yields MREETASGQQRWKSRRIKKNSQDESYPKASSPLEQVKTDSPILAEQVRNVCLISKFSGQETSDKGELHHSHNLTECLPSVTPTPSPVFSEVHLPPAVPSVPAIVPAWPSEPTTYGPAGIPPQIPASSLMPAPATGPDSIVSQAQVTSAPVAGVPVSLQAFNQPLMPLPQTLNPYQDPLYPGFPFSEKGERAVAPSYSLCNTGEDLPKDKNILRFFFNLGVKAYSCPMWAPHSYLYPLHQAYLAACRMYPNVSLPVYPHNLWFQEAPPTQNENETARTNRHFPVQGEVRSNGQIPQVDRSPSLPLIIPTAQVSESQGQVCVESENPVQALHANYEESLRGKNMFPQPPFGHNHFLGAVPIAPPFFPHFWYGYPVQGFIENSVARPNVVMSPEDKEATASTSANMYVAKECSPPVPAVNSTEQRQKTNSSSGSNTVPFPVAGASSECSAPKETAGRAPHLEQTCPSASPVKQKPSSQQNRSPQIQGTERQTAVANAPPLLAEPPKNELKNSVSSRKEKTDKGRDSKGAGNVQAERRAQRTREESSEDESEVSDMLRSGRSKQFYNQTYGGGRRPRLEWGYSSRGGYQFQRNEEAWKGPPSRSRDDGYQYQRNFRGRPYRNDRRRATLGDNQRGHQT; encoded by the exons atgagagaagaaacagcaagTGGACAGCAGAGGTGGAAGAGCAGAAGgataaag AAGAATAGTCAAGATGAGAGTTATCCAAAAGCTTCATCTCCTTTGGAACAAGTAAAAACAGATTCTCCGATTCTTGCTGAGCAAGTAAGAAATGTTTGTTTGATTTCAAAGTTTTCCGGTCAGGAGACTTCAGACAAAGGGGAGCTTCATCACAGCCAC AACCTGACAGAGTGCTTACCAAGCGTGACTCCAACACCCTCACCAGTCTTTTCTGAGGTGCATTTACCTCCAGCAGTGCCTTCTGTACCAGCCATTGTGCCAGCTTGGCCAAGTGAGCCAACAACCTATGGACCAGCAG gtattCCCCCCCAGATACCTGCTTCTTCATTGATGCCAGCCCCAGCAACGGGACCCGACTCTATTGTATCACAGGCTCAGGTAACATCTGCTCCAGTTGCTGGAGTTCCCGTGTCGCTACAAGCGTTTAACCAGCCTTTAATGCCTTTGCCTCAGACTCTGAATCCTTATCAGGATCCGCTATACCCTGGATTCCCTTTTagtgaaaagggagaaagagcCGTTGCACCCTCTTACTCCCTGTGCAATACTGGGGAAGACTTACCGAAAG ataagAATATTCTTCGATTTTTCTTCAATCTTGGTGTGAAG GCATACAGTTGTCCCATGTGGGCACCCCATTCTTACTTGTACCCCCTGCATCAGGCCTATTTAGCTGCTTGTAGAATGTACCCAAACGTCTCCCTCCCTGTGTATCCGCACAACCTCTGGTTCCAGGAGGCTCCGCCGACTCAGAATGAAAACGAAACTGCACGAACAAACAGGCACTTTCCTGTTCAGGGTGAGGTCAGATCCAACGGTCAAATTCCGCAGGTTGATAGATCTCCATCACTGCCTCTGATTATACCGACAGCTCAGGTGTCAGAAAGTCAAGGACAGGTCTGTGTAGAGTCGGAGAATCCAGTGCAAGCCCTTCATGCAAACTACGAGGAGTCCCTGAGAGGGAAGAACATGTTCCCACAGCCACCCTTTGGACACAATCACTTCCTAGGAGCTGTTCCAATAGCACCTCCTTTCTTTCCTCACTTTTGGTATGGGTACCCAGTTCAGGGTTTCATTGAAAATTCAGTAGCAAGACCTAATGTTGTCATGTCGCCCGAGGACAAAGAGGCAACAGCCAGCACCTCCGCAAACATGTACGTGGCTAAAGAATGCAGCCCTCCGGTTCCCGCCGTAAACTCTACAGAACAGCGTCAGAAGACTAACAGCAGCAGCGGCTCGAACACCGTACCCTTCCCCGTGGCTGGTGCGAGCAGTGAATGCAGTGCCCCAAAAGAAACTGCAGGTAGGGCACCCCACTTGGAGCAGACTtgtccttctgcttctcctgtCAAGCAGAAACCATCCAGCCAACAAAACCGTTCTCCACAAATACAGGGGACTGAGAGGCAGACGGCGGTGGCCAATGCTCCGCCACTGTTGGCAGAACCACcgaaaaatgaactgaaaaatagTGTTTCCAGTCGTAAGGAGAAGACAGATAAAGGTAGAGATTCCAAGGGTGCTGGTAACGTGCAGGCAGAAAGGAGGGCACAGAGAACAAGGGAAGAGAGCTCTGAAGACGAGAGTGAAGTTTCCGATATGCTGAGAAGTGGTAGATCCAAGCAATTTTATAACCAGACTTACGGAGGAGGTAGAAGGCCTAGACTGGAGTGGGGTTATTCCAGCAGGGGAGGATACCAGTTCCAAAGAAACGAGGAAGCCTGGAAAGGACCACCCAGCAGAAGCAGAGATGACGGCTACCAGTATCAGCGAAACTTCAGAGGGAGGCCATATAGGAATGACAGGAGAAGGGCAACACTGGGAGATAATCAGAGGGGGCATCAAACATAG